The genome window TCAGTATCATCTCCTGAAGTACTCTGTACTATTTTTTGAAAGCTAAACAAAAATACGCAGGCAGTGATGTCAAATGCTGCTATTCTGAACCATGAAGAACAACCTGCAGAACCATCTTGTTTGGCACCAGTACATGTGTTAGAGACTCCTAAACAGGAAGAAGGTGGATTTTTTCTGGATAGTTGGTATCTCTGTGATGTCTACTAGAGTATCAGCACCCCATTTTGGAGACTTGCTGCTGCCCATTCTTTCATCCTTCGCATTAATTtcctttagttttttttctaaaatgtagtAATTTTTTTagaattaaaaatcaaatcctCATACTAACTCCATCTAGATTCTGCTATATGATaaggataaaaaggaaaaagatgtcTAGCAATAGTTTTGGTGCAAAAATTGTCCATAAATGATCaagaatgttatttttattttttatttatttagtttttatttgagtatttatttagaaaaagatACGGAGAGATCATGTCTAGCTTAGTGTTGGTCATAGCTATCTGAGTAGTAGTGCAAACTAAGGACAGAACAGCCACCTGATAGTAAAATTCTGTTCTGGAAGAGAAGATACATATTGCAAAATTCCTGAGATTGTTTTTTTATACAAACGTTGTGTCTTAAAgggccattccagtgcttgcAAAATAGACAAGTTCTACCTCCCATTCTGCAGCCTTGTAAGACACATTCACATGCTGATGTATGACATTTTTGAGGCGGTGTCAACCTTTCTAGATTAACTGGAGTGGTATTGGTAGTGCAGATATACTTGTGTGTCTCTTGAAAATGTCAGACAAGCTTTTGTGGGAAAAATGCAAGGATAAACATAGCAAACATCAAAAATTGATTCATTCTTCAATACTCAAGATGAAATTAATCTGATAATATATAAATGCATGATTATATATATAGAACATGTATGTTTTTGTTCCTGCAGTACAGAAGAATACGCATTACATGATGATCTTCGATGCTTTTGTCATACTGATCTGTCTGAGTTCATTGATCCTTTGCACGCGATCAGTAGTCAAAGGAATTCGGCTCCAAAGAGTGGGTATAACTCTTCCTTTGGAAAGTCTTTATGTTTTGCATTAGTCTAATGAacttttccctctcttcctttcccccagGAATTTGTAAGTTTTTTCCTATATTATTACAAGAAAGAAGTATCTCACAACGATCAGATGGAATTTGTCAATGGCTGGTATATCCTCATTATGGTTAGTGATGTCCTAACTATCACTGGATCAACTCTCAAAATGGAGATACAGGCCAAGGTAAGATACTTACACTGTTAGGTGGAAGCAATGCTGGCTATTTCTGTCTCACCTAGGTTTAAATCTCTGAGGTCTCTAGGCTGGCTATACTTTATTCCAACTGGCACAAAATTTCAaaactctcttttcttttctggaattATAACTCAGGTGTATTGTTTCCAAATATCCCTATATATTATAGTTCTAACTCTCTTTGCTCCTTCCAAGTGTCTCAaagcaataaaattatttcatctcGGAACATTTAAGACTATTGACTTCCTCTCTGCCCCATTTAGGATCAGTTAGatttgcttactttttttttttttttttttaattttagcattTAAGTTTCTATACCACATTTTAAAAGTGCTTAACTGGCACAGAGATTTTCTTCTTAAGCAtcacttttctgctttcctaGCTTATGGTTTCCAGCATGTACCTAACACTCAAGCCACAGCCCAGTTTTAAGCCttcaatttctaaaataaactaactacagaaaataaataaataaatatgaaatgttGGGCAAAAAAAGTTGCAATATGTTACACTGAAGCACTCTAGTATTCAGATcgagttgttttttttttttacttgaatcTCTATCAGACTTTGAAGCATAGCATTGCAACACAACAGACTTTGGACAGTAGTGATGAAAGGACGGAGCTGAAATCAATCTGGTGACTGCTTGATTATCACACATTGCTCTATCTTACTTTAGGAGTTGTAAACTTAGAAGTAGAAAGGAACTAAGATGAGAGAGGTCCATGCTCACTCAGAAGAGGTCCATTCTCTCCTGGAAAGTAGTGAACACTTTTTATTCAAGTCAGCTGTCCAGATGTGAGCATTTTGGAAAAGAGCTGCAGTTCAACGGACAAAGTGTAGGGTAACTTGGATGACAATGGACCAGTATGTATATAGATGGAAAAAACCCAGCTAAGTGCTGATAAAATATACATGAAGCTCTGGTTAGAACTAATTAAAAGCTAATTATTCTTCTCCTTGACAACTTCCTACACCTCACAGGCCTTTGCTATGTAGCAAAATCCTCCTTAGTATTTATTTGAACTCTGCTGAcacttcaaaatatatattaaaaaaaaaaataatatgtatatatatataaagcttTATCTACATCCTGGAAGAGCTGTTTTTGCTCTGTAGTTCTAAAATCAGGTTTACACTGTACGTTGGGATGTGGCAGAGAGATTCCCAAGCTGGTATGGGGAATCTGCTGTTGCAGTTGCAGCAGATTGCAGCAGCAGTGTCTGCAGGTCTGGGAACAGCACGAGGTGTTTTCAGGGCCATGTGGCAGGACCTGTTGAGTTTTGCATTGAGAGgggatgtctgcagctgcagtccagctgtgctGTTAGCAAATAACTTAGCTCATGGTGAGAATCTGATTCATCAACAGTAATTTTTAAAGGCATGTGGAATGAGTAACACTTTGAAAGTTCCCTTACTTCTTGGTGGCACTTCTGCCCTCTACAACATATTATCCCAAACTAATTTCTAGTGGGAGAgctttttaaggaaaacaaagtttcaTGTTAGATCTTTGTAGTAATGAGAGTTGCAATTTAAAACCTGTCATTTGTTATAATacttgattcttttttttttttcctttagagtCTGACAAGTTATGACATCTGTAGCATACTCCTAGGAACATCCACTATGCTTGTGTGGCTTGGAGTCATTCGCTACCTAGGTTTCTTTCAGAAGTATAATGTAAGGATCTCCTGAGATCTTCATGCTGTTGgtatttattctgtttgctGCTATAAGACAACACGAAGAAATGCCTGGTTGAATTCTTAATGTTTGCATTCCTTTCTGCAGCTTCTCATTCTAACGCTGCGAGCAGCATTACCCAATGTCATGAGGTTCTGCTGTTGTGCTGCTATGATCTATCTAGGCTATTGTTTCTGTGGATGGATTGTACTGGGGCCATACCATGTGAAGGTAATATACTCAAGATTAAAAATACAATGTAAATAATAGAATAGGTTCTAAATAAATGAGAGTTTACTGCTGTTATCTTCTAAGTTTCCATGTCAAGACTTCCCTTAATACAAAAATCATTCATCTTCAACATGATGCTACTGTTTGAACAGCCTGACTGTCACAACATGGTCAGATTTCCCTCTGGTTGTGAAAGCTCTGAGTCAGGAGTGGAAGCTGCTGTGACTTTCAGTCATATGCTGGGAGTCCTGCGTGGTATTTTGAGAAACAATTTTGATCTCACAGAACAGACTAAAGCTTTGGAGATATTATCCTTTTTAAAGGTGAAATTGGCTTATCAAATAGGAAGAGTTTACAAAAGAATGGATTGATTGCTTTTGTGTATAGGAGGGACCAACTGCTCATTCCATAAGTGCCTTCTGGTTAGCACTACATGTTGTCATGCTCTGGGTGCACAAAATGTTCAGAGGAGCCAGTCAACAGCCATATATCTCCTCCAGGTTATGTACAGTCTAAGGCCCCAAATAAAGTGGCAACGGATGTCCTTGTCTTTTTCCAGTTCCGTTCTCTGAATGTGGTTTCTGAATGCCTCTTTTCATTGATAAATGGAGATGACATGTTTGCCACTTTtgcaaaaatgcagcagaaaagtTACTTGGTTTGGTTATTCAGTAGAATCTACCTCTACTCCTTCATCAGTCTGTTCATCTACATGGTGCTAAGTCTCTTCATTGCACTCATTACAGATACATATGAAACTATCAAGGTAAGCATGAACTCTTAAAATTTGTTTGgaataaaaaagacaagattGGTGCTATCCAGACTCTCATCCCCCTTGATATTTTGGCTTGCTGTGCAAGCCAGTTTTATGAATGAATATAAAAGCTATTTTTGAGGGCATGGAGTGATTGCAAGagatttttaattctttacaCTTTGGTTTTCTTATAAGTCTATCTGATTTCCTCTCCTAACGGATGCTTATTATCAAAAAGTAGAAATTTCATATTCAGTTCTCTGAATCTTCTAATTTCATGCTTGAATAATACCTGAAAAGTGTTCTGGGGAGACAAGTCTCATTTTATGTTCTTATTGTATTGCTTTAGGCTATTCTGTGCTTTAGCCTTGTTAAAGGTTTAACTAAATATCAATTTTTAGCACTACCAACAAGATGGCTTTCCAGAGACGGAACTTCAGAGATTTATATCACAGTGCAAAGACTTACCAAACTCTGGAAGGTACAGATTAGAAGAGGAAGGttctgtatctctcttctgctgttgTAATGGTAAGTACCTATGTTAAAATTATACATTAATGTATACGCAAATGCAACACACCACAGAATATCCCTGGTGTAATATTTATGAAGCATACTTGATTTGGAggggcaaggaaaaaaaaacaacactgaaataatAAGAAACTATTTGCTCTATAATGAATGCTTTATAATGAAACGCTGGAGTGAAAAGtttgtcactgttgccactgctaaAACAtgccacccactgcctcactgtgctcacatctgctgtttggtccccataaacattcagcaaacatcaatgaatgtcaatgggtgccattttttccacatggaggatttcagtgacacacctttgctttgtacacacttccatgtcagttgccattctgtcagactgcccctctgctgccatctatcacacagaaacaaaatgtaacagtatattggtgggaaggttcaaccatTACTGTCATTCCCACCAACATCCGactgacattgtgggccaacataataaaacaggaggcattactttcagagcagtccttgtAAATACACACAGTAACTTGGGAACCCTGTATGTGTCATGTGCAAATATTAATTCTTTCTGTACCAGTAGTCGGGACGTGCTGAAATCATTCTGTGTTCTTTTATCCACTTTTAAATTGTACTTTACCCAGAGGTTTGCAAATTTAGATGGTAGCAGGCCAGAAACTTTTGGAAAAAATCAGcttgaaaagattttaaaatagcacACAGCTTAAGTATTATTATCACAGCACTTAGAGAATGACTGCCTAACTTCCACTATAGAGAGCGTAATGCTTCAGTTACCTAACACTTTGTTTCTTCAGAACTACCAATTGCAGGATATGTGGTTTATATTTAacccagctggctgcagctctgagccTTGCTTGCAGAAGGGCCCCTTGGTGCGGGAGCCTTAAACACTTGCAGTTTCCTAAAAAGATCCAAGACATTTGCATCTCCTTGTTATGGGTTTTTCTGAGTGTGGTGTGTTGTTAATTGTCACGTATCTATGAAGGAAAGGACATGGGGGCATGTTTTGGAGCCAGGAcagagcagagcctgcagcaaCATCGCCTAGAGCTGAGAGCCCTTGTTCCGACCGGTTGCCTTACTTGGGATGAAAGTGTGGGATGAAGTGGAGCAGGCCTTCTTGCTCCTGGGTAAAGGGCGCTGAtgttaatatttccttttctgtgcaCACCTCTCCGTGTAGTCAGGCAAGAAACTAAACACGAGGCAGGGATCAGGACTctagaaaagcatttgaaagtTAAAAAGATTGCTCTCAAGCAACATGTTCTTCAGGAGGACTGGGCAGCCCACAAAGCCCTGGATGCAAATTGAGCTGCAGGCATTGAAGTACCTGGTTTTGGACCCTTATTTCCTAACtgattatttaattattttattttggtggCAAATGTGATCCGTCTGTGTTCCTCATGCTATGCAGGTTAGTGCTCCAAACTGCTTATATCTGGAAGTAGTATGATTCCCTGGAAGCTAGACCAGGGGCTGACTTTGCAGTTGCCTAGAATTAGTGGACATTGCTCCTTCAGCTCAGTTTTGTGTGTTCTGGCTTTACTTTGAAACAACGATCTGTGGGAACAAACAAGTATCTCAAGTGGTAAAGATGATACAGCTTCTGTTCCTTTGATAGTCACGTGGCCCTGCAGTACACATGGGGCTCCTCCTAAGTCTTTCAcatgtgaaaaatgttttaagatgGTTCATGGTAGTTTCTTACCAGGCAGATAATTAGATAGTTCAGATGCATTTTCAAGGCTTCTTGTACAATTTAACTATTATTTTGGTATGTGCACCTgatgttttttccccttctcctgcaCAGGTCCTAGTGAACATATCTGATGATCTGTGGGAGCATACCATGGAGGCTGTGAAGCAGCACACATTGCAGGAAGTGGGTAGTATAGAGCTGGTGGAAAATCTTACACTCTAAGTCTAAATGCTTTTCCCCAAAACCAGTGTAAACCTGTGGCAAAAGCTTGTGATACACTTGCAGCCTTTCTGGTCAGGCGCTCTCACTTCTAGctcaggtttgtttgttttttagctttgttctgtttgtttcctcaGTTAAAATTTGCTAGACTGCAAAGGGCATTAACAAGCTGTCTGTGTTCAGACTTGGCTAGACCACATGGGTAGACTAGGAAGGCAGTAACTTtcaacacaaagaaataatgtCAGACAACAGTGACTTTGAGCATCAAGCTAGCCCTCAGTACTAAAGGCATTCTCTCTCATGCATTGAATGAATTAAAGCAGTCTGGTGCCTTCAGCAGTTTTCTATATCTGTAATactcatgaaaaaaattaaacctaTGAAATTTGGTGAAACTTGTTTGTGGAGACAGTACAGTGGATTGATGTACAAGCCATTCAAATATGGTTCTGAACATCAACCAAACATTTGTATGAAGAGAAGCACCATCTGAGGAACATGGCAGTCTCCTCTCAGAGAGGTGAGGACATGAAAGGCTGGAAATGAAGTCAGAGGGGTGAGGTGAGTGGAGAGATGTGGATGTCCCAGCCCAGAGTCCCTTGCAGCATTCTGCTCAGCAGTGTGCTGACCTTACATTTTTTAAGGAATAGTCAGGCAGAAGCacatttaaagtatttatttttaagtagagAACTTCCTTTAGTGTACTGGTCTGTAAACCTGAACTAAGGTAAAGACATAGACTCTGAGAGTCACATCTCACCACACATTAGAAACTGATGTTTCATACCAAGCTGTATGACCTGGTACTGTCTGTGGCTGTCAAGAACATTAGATCTTACAGAAGTTCAGTTTTGTCAACTTAGTTTATATAATTTGTTCATTGTGGTACCATGCAATGGATGCCTTATTTCCTATAGTCTCTTCACTACAGGAGCAGAATagaaagacaaaggaaagtATATTTTAGATAACTTGCATTTTAAGCAACAATCCCATAAGTGTGTGTGAAATCATGCAATGAAATTCTGTATGCTGAACACCAACACAGTCAGTGGACACTAAACACCTTTTGTCTGGATGTTTACCTACTGCAAATGCACTACAATAAACACCTGCGGTTGCGATAACTATTGTGTGTATGGGTAGTCATTTCAAGAGTAAATATTTTGCCAGGTTAATATATaagattaaaaatgaacaatatGTACTATTGTACATTATGTAATTTCTGAAGCATACATACAGCGTGCAGATGTGCACTGCCTGGAGCCAGGCTCCTTCTTGGGTGCCGCAGCGAGGAGCTGGTCTCCCCTAGCTCTTGGTAACAGCTGTGCAGAGTGTCATGGGAAGCAATAAGTGAATGCAAAGCCTTGCACTACACGTGCTTTTGTGCTTAAACTACTCTGCCAGCCACTTGAGGTTGTGGACTTCTGAAGCTTTTCAAGGATGTTCATGgcatcctggccttgaaaggCAGACAATAAGCAACCATGTGTTCTGTTGACTCTTTCAACTGCTTACAGATCTTTGACAACACGTAATGTAAGAATATGCATGTATAAGACCTGGTATGTGTGGAGGGgcttttaaatctttcttctcaACACATCGTATGCTGGTTGTCACCTCATCGAGCTAAGAGCTGGGCCACGGCTTTCATACCAAGGCTTCGCAGGTGACCGGGCACAGATGAGAGCTCATCATAGCCGCTCCCGGCGGGCAATAGCCGCTCGGGTCGTTTGGGCCCGGCCCACGACGCACCCTCCTCCGCCCGTGCCCTTTAAGGGACAGGCGGGGCTGCGGTTCGGTGGGTTGGGGTTGTGCGGTGAAGGTTGATCGTTCTGTAGCAGACCTCGTCCGTCTCGCCGGGGGCAGCGCGACCCGCGCCGCATGGAGATCTCCCTCAAGTGCCTGCCCGATNNNNNNNNNNNNNNNNNNNNNNNNNNNNNNNNNNNNNNNNNNNNNNNNNNNNNNNNNNNNNNNNNNNNNNNNNNNNNNNNNNNNNNNNNNNNNNNNNNNNGGGCGATAGCGGGCTGTGCCGCGAGCGCTGCTGTACCGCGTGCTGCCTTCGGCTGCTGTCCTGCTGGGGGTTTCATCAGCTGATCCGCGGAGGGAGCCGAGGGCAGCGCCGGTGGTTCTCAGCTGTGCGCTGGGTGAAGCTGTGCAGAAGTGAAAGTTTGTTGTTCGTCAAGCTGCTAGAGTAGCTGCAGGGGCTTGGAAGTCGGCTTTGGAAAATCCCACCGTATTTTTATGGTATGTATGTGAATCTCTAAGAAAATAGCCCTTGTCAGAAGGCTTGTCGTTTGAGTTAAGGGCTGTTCCTTCAGATATGCCTTGACTGGAAGTCTAGGGGAGGATTTTTCTGTCTTGGAGAAGTTCTGTCACACTTTCATGCTTTAAATTTAAATCAGACCCAGCTTAAGCCTGCATCCTATTTCCTTCCCACCTGCTCCTGTTGCTTCTAGCCTGGGTTGGGTCTTGCTCATTCATCATCATGCGTGCATAgcagtgctgcttctgcctGTTGAAGAGTATctggcacagggcagcagtTGTGGGGTGTCAGGGCTGAGTTACAATGCAAATGTGCCTTGCTCCCTAGAGAGTACTCCCAGCTATAATTATGATATGTTTTTCTGTCAGATGGTCTCTTTTCTTCTTAGTTTCTCTCTTATACTGGGTTAGCTTTAgtaatgtttgtgtttttttcttaaaaaggcTAAGTAGAGCTGTATTCttcaagttttttgtttttttaaaaaaccttccTGTGTTTTCCCTGCCTCAAAATCAAAGGCAGCCCACCTCCTGCCATCTTTGTGAATGATTGATATGAGGTATAATAAAGGTAACACTTGAGATCCGAGTGTTAGAATTAATTTTCACTTCCTCCTGTGGGGGAACGGCACTGTG of Meleagris gallopavo isolate NT-WF06-2002-E0010 breed Aviagen turkey brand Nicholas breeding stock chromosome 10, Turkey_5.1, whole genome shotgun sequence contains these proteins:
- the MCOLN3 gene encoding mucolipin-3 yields the protein METPEVVGSSCSALDDEGICSYRQHLSLPQELLAEDQLRRKLKFFFMNPCEKFWARGRKPWKLGIQLLKIAMVTIQLVLFGLSNQMVVAFKEENTIAFKHLFLKGYMDRMDDTYAVYTQTDVYDQIFFAINQYLQLPNISVGNHAYEKKGAEETALAVCQQFYKQGTICPGNDTFDIDPEIVTDCFYIEPMMSLDNRTVGKHNLNFTLDFHRLVAVQLMFNLKAINLQTVRHHELPDCYDFSLTIVFDNKAHSGRIKISLDNEIEIRECKDWHVSGSIQKNTHYMMIFDAFVILICLSSLILCTRSVVKGIRLQREFVSFFLYYYKKEVSHNDQMEFVNGWYILIMVSDVLTITGSTLKMEIQAKSLTSYDICSILLGTSTMLVWLGVIRYLGFFQKYNLLILTLRAALPNVMRFCCCAAMIYLGYCFCGWIVLGPYHVKFRSLNVVSECLFSLINGDDMFATFAKMQQKSYLVWLFSRIYLYSFISLFIYMVLSLFIALITDTYETIKHYQQDGFPETELQRFISQCKDLPNSGRYRLEEEGSVSLFCCCNGPSEHI